A section of the Campylobacter porcelli genome encodes:
- a CDS encoding NAD(P)H-dependent oxidoreductase: MKVLILDGGKNFGSSGGKLNTLLCEIASSELKAKGYEVLQTKIDDGYNIDEEAKKVLESDIIIWQYPGWWMGEPWIVKKYLDEVFMAAASNLIKSDGRHASNPEYGYGTGGLATNKKYMISTTWNAPITAFNDKNEFFEGRGCDGVTFAMHKAMEFCGMKALPSFICNDVVKNPKVDEYINSYKEHIRANF, translated from the coding sequence ATGAAGGTATTAATTTTAGATGGTGGTAAAAATTTTGGTAGTAGTGGTGGCAAACTAAATACCTTGCTTTGCGAGATAGCAAGCAGTGAGCTAAAGGCTAAAGGATATGAAGTGCTACAAACCAAAATAGACGATGGCTACAATATAGATGAAGAGGCAAAAAAGGTGCTAGAAAGCGATATAATCATCTGGCAATATCCTGGCTGGTGGATGGGCGAGCCGTGGATAGTCAAAAAATATCTTGATGAAGTTTTCATGGCTGCAGCTAGTAATCTAATAAAAAGCGATGGCAGACACGCTAGTAACCCTGAGTATGGATATGGCACAGGCGGACTAGCTACAAACAAAAAATATATGATAAGCACCACTTGGAATGCACCAATTACAGCATTTAATGATAAAAATGAGTTTTTTGAAGGGCGTGGGTGCGATGGTGTAACATTTGCTATGCACAAAGCGATGGAATTTTGCGGTATGAAGGCGTTGCCAAGCTTTATTTGTAATGATGTGGTAAAAAATCCAAAGGTAGATGAGTATATAAATAGCTACAAAGAGCATATAAGGGCGAATTTTTAA